The following coding sequences are from one Acipenser ruthenus chromosome 7, fAciRut3.2 maternal haplotype, whole genome shotgun sequence window:
- the LOC117416130 gene encoding mitochondrial inner membrane protease ATP23 homolog yields MDQNKQNEEDYGYQLFPERNSGRFKKGSVAESLFTFNHKCQVMLKVALDTSPYAKLLLGAMKQSGCTVYKERHFSCEDCDGIVSGGFDATTSQIVLCQNNIHQQAHMNRVVTHELIHSFDHCRAHVDWFDNFKHLACSEIRAANLSGDCSFSNELSRFKFGLKQHHQECVRDRALRSVLAVRKVSREEAEKAVDEVFESCFNDHEPFGRIPHSKNDAKYAYRDFQNRDRYYANL; encoded by the exons AtggaccaaaataaacaaaacgaagaAGATTATGGTTATCAGTTATTTCCGGAGAGAAATTCAGGGAGATTTAAAAAAGGATCTGTAGCAGAAAGCCTGTTCACTTTCAATCACAAGTGTCAGGTCATGCTGAAAGTTGCACTAGACACAA GTCCATATGCAAAATTGCTTCTTGGTGCAATGAAGCAATCAGGATG TACTGTTTATAAAGAGAGGCATTTCTCCTGTGAAGACTGTGATGGGATTGTCAGTGGTGGATTTGATGCTACAACCTCCCAG ataGTGTTGTGCCAGAATAACATTCACCAGCAGGCCCATATGAACAGGGTAGTAACCCATGAACTGATTCACTCATTTGATCACTGCCGTGCTCATGTTGATTGGTTTGATAATTTCAAACACTTGGCCTGTTCAGAG ATCCGGGCTGCCAATCTTAGTGGTGACTGTTCTTTCAGTAATGAGCTGAGTAGGTTTAAATTTGGACTAAAACAACATCACCAG GAATGTGTACGGGACCGAGCCCTTCGTTCAGTCCTAGCTGTTCGAAAAGTGAGTCGAGAAGAAGCGGAGAAAGCTGTGGATGAAGTTTTTGAAAGTTGTTTTAATGACCATGAACCATTTGGAAGGATCCCACACAGCAAGAATGATGCAAAATATGCTTACAGAGATTTTCAAAATCGAGATCGATACTATGCCAATCTTTGA